From a region of the Rathayibacter sp. VKM Ac-2804 genome:
- the rpsS gene encoding 30S ribosomal protein S19, which yields MPRSLKKGPFVDDHLLRKVFTANEAGNKNVIKTWSRRSMIIPAMLGHTIAVHDGRKHIPVFVTETMVGHKLGEFAPTRTFRGHEKDDKKGRRR from the coding sequence ATGCCTCGCAGTCTCAAGAAGGGCCCCTTCGTTGACGACCACCTGCTCCGCAAGGTGTTCACGGCCAACGAAGCCGGCAACAAGAACGTCATCAAGACCTGGTCGCGCCGTTCGATGATCATCCCGGCGATGCTGGGACACACCATCGCGGTCCACGACGGACGCAAGCACATCCCCGTGTTCGTGACCGAGACCATGGTCGGCCACAAGCTCGGCGAGTTCGCCCCCACTCGGACCTTCCGCGGTCACGAGAAGGACGACAAGAAGGGCCGTCGCCGCTGA
- the rplV gene encoding 50S ribosomal protein L22 has product MVESIARVRHIRVTPQKARRVVNLIRGKQAEEALAILKFAPQGASEPVYKLVASAMANARVKADASNEYLDDQDLFVSRAFVDEGTTLKRFQPRAQGRAFRINKRTSHITVVLATPEEGTK; this is encoded by the coding sequence ATGGTGGAGTCGATCGCACGCGTGCGACACATCCGCGTCACCCCCCAGAAGGCTCGCCGTGTCGTGAACCTGATCCGCGGGAAGCAGGCGGAGGAGGCCCTGGCCATCCTCAAGTTCGCCCCGCAGGGTGCGTCCGAGCCCGTCTACAAGCTCGTCGCCTCGGCGATGGCCAACGCTCGCGTCAAGGCCGATGCCTCGAACGAGTACCTCGACGACCAGGACCTGTTCGTGTCCCGCGCCTTCGTCGATGAGGGAACCACCCTCAAGCGATTCCAGCCCCGTGCTCAGGGTCGTGCCTTCCGCATCAACAAGCGCACCAGCCACATCACCGTCGTGCTGGCCACTCCTGAGGAGGGGACCAAGTAA
- the rpsC gene encoding 30S ribosomal protein S3, with the protein MGQKVNPYGFRLGITTDHVSRWFSDSTKKGQRYSDFLAEDVKIRRLLATQLDRAGVARIEIERTRDRVRVDIHTARPGIVIGRRGAEAERIRADLEKLTAKQIQLNILEVKNPEAEAQLVAQGIAEQLSARVAFRRAMRKGLQGAQRAGAKGVRIQVSGRLGGAEMSRSEFYREGRVPLHTLRANIDYGFYEAKTTFGRIGVKVWIYKGDITNKELAREQANSKSSRPERSDRPRRAPRQQSEAPVAAGVEA; encoded by the coding sequence ATGGGTCAGAAAGTAAACCCCTACGGTTTCCGTCTGGGAATCACCACCGACCACGTGTCGCGCTGGTTCTCCGACAGCACCAAGAAGGGCCAGCGGTACAGCGACTTCCTCGCTGAGGACGTCAAGATCCGCCGGCTCCTCGCCACGCAGCTCGACCGCGCGGGCGTCGCCCGCATCGAGATCGAGCGCACCCGCGACCGCGTCCGCGTCGACATCCACACCGCCCGCCCGGGCATCGTGATCGGCCGCCGCGGCGCCGAGGCCGAGCGTATCCGCGCCGACCTCGAGAAGCTCACCGCCAAGCAGATCCAGCTGAACATCCTCGAGGTGAAGAACCCCGAGGCCGAGGCTCAGCTGGTCGCGCAGGGCATCGCCGAGCAGCTCTCCGCCCGCGTGGCCTTCCGCCGCGCGATGCGCAAGGGTCTGCAGGGCGCGCAGCGCGCCGGCGCCAAGGGCGTCCGCATCCAGGTCTCCGGCCGCCTCGGCGGCGCCGAGATGAGCCGCTCGGAGTTCTACCGCGAGGGACGCGTGCCGCTGCACACCCTCCGCGCGAACATCGACTACGGCTTCTACGAGGCGAAGACCACCTTCGGCCGCATCGGCGTGAAGGTCTGGATCTACAAGGGCGACATCACCAACAAGGAGCTCGCTCGGGAGCAGGCGAACAGCAAGTCGTCGCGCCCCGAGCGCAGCGACCGTCCGCGTCGCGCCCCCCGCCAGCAGAGCGAGGCGCCCGTCGCAGCAGGAGTTGAGGCATAA
- the rplP gene encoding 50S ribosomal protein L16, which produces MLIPRRVKHRKQHHPGRSGQATGGTKVSFGEYGIQALTPAYVTNRQIESARIAMTRHIKRGGKVWINIYPDRPLTKKPAETRMGSGKGSPEWWVANVKPGRVLFEVAGVDEQLAREAMTRAIHKLPLKARIIKREEGDA; this is translated from the coding sequence ATGTTGATTCCGCGTCGAGTCAAGCACCGCAAGCAGCACCACCCGGGCCGTTCCGGCCAGGCCACCGGTGGCACCAAGGTGTCGTTCGGTGAGTACGGCATCCAGGCCCTCACCCCGGCCTACGTGACCAACCGTCAGATCGAGTCCGCTCGTATCGCCATGACGCGCCACATCAAGCGCGGTGGAAAGGTGTGGATCAACATCTACCCCGACCGCCCGCTGACCAAGAAGCCCGCCGAGACCCGCATGGGTTCCGGAAAGGGCTCGCCGGAGTGGTGGGTCGCGAACGTCAAGCCGGGTCGCGTCCTTTTCGAGGTCGCCGGCGTCGACGAGCAGCTCGCTCGTGAGGCCATGACCCGTGCCATCCACAAGCTGCCCCTCAAGGCACGCATCATCAAGCGCGAGGAGGGAGACGCATAA
- the rpmC gene encoding 50S ribosomal protein L29, with translation MAIGSKELVPTELDTFEDERLVTELKKAKEELFNLRFQSATGQLDTNGRLRAVKRDIARIYTVIRERELGIRATPAPVEAPAKAEKKPKTKKAAKAEVEATESNEEAK, from the coding sequence ATGGCGATCGGATCCAAGGAGCTCGTTCCCACCGAGCTCGACACCTTCGAGGACGAGCGTCTCGTCACGGAGCTGAAGAAGGCCAAGGAGGAGCTGTTCAACCTCCGCTTCCAGTCGGCCACCGGCCAGCTGGACACCAACGGCCGCCTGCGTGCCGTCAAGCGCGACATCGCCCGCATCTACACGGTCATCCGTGAGCGCGAGCTGGGCATCCGCGCCACCCCCGCACCCGTCGAGGCCCCGGCCAAGGCGGAGAAGAAGCCGAAGACCAAGAAGGCCGCCAAGGCCGAGGTCGAGGCGACCGAGTCGAACGAGGAGGCCAAGTAA
- the rpsQ gene encoding 30S ribosomal protein S17 gives MATVTDSAGHESAAHDIKEAGARGYRKTRRGYVTSDKMDKTIVVEVEDRVKHPLYGKVIRRTSKVKVHDELNSAGIGDSVVISETRPLSATKRWRLVEILEKAK, from the coding sequence ATGGCAACCGTCACTGACAGCGCCGGCCACGAGTCGGCCGCCCACGACATCAAGGAGGCGGGCGCTCGCGGTTACCGCAAGACCCGTCGCGGCTACGTGACCAGCGACAAGATGGACAAGACCATCGTCGTCGAGGTCGAGGACCGGGTGAAGCACCCGCTGTACGGCAAGGTCATCCGCCGCACGTCCAAGGTCAAGGTCCACGACGAGCTGAACTCCGCCGGCATCGGCGACTCCGTCGTCATCAGCGAGACCCGTCCCCTCAGCGCCACCAAGCGCTGGCGCCTGGTCGAGATCCTCGAGAAGGCCAAGTAG
- the rplN gene encoding 50S ribosomal protein L14, translated as MLQQESRVKVADNTGAKMLLTIRVLGGSGRRYAGLGDVIVATVKDAIPGGNVKKGDVVKAVIVRTIKQTRRPDGSYIKFDENAAVILKNDGDPRGTRIFGPVGRELRDKKFMKIVSLAPEVI; from the coding sequence ATGCTTCAGCAAGAATCCCGAGTCAAGGTCGCCGACAACACCGGCGCCAAGATGCTCCTCACCATCCGCGTGCTCGGTGGCTCCGGCCGCCGCTACGCCGGCCTCGGTGATGTCATCGTCGCGACCGTCAAGGACGCGATCCCCGGCGGAAACGTCAAGAAGGGCGATGTGGTCAAGGCCGTCATCGTCCGGACCATCAAGCAGACCCGTCGTCCCGACGGCTCGTACATCAAGTTCGACGAGAACGCCGCCGTGATCCTGAAGAACGACGGGGACCCCCGCGGCACCCGCATCTTCGGACCGGTCGGTCGCGAGCTCCGCGACAAGAAGTTCATGAAGATCGTCTCGCTGGCACCGGAGGTTATCTAG
- the rplX gene encoding 50S ribosomal protein L24 produces the protein MAKIKKGDLVQVISGATQARGGDRGKQGKVLEVLVEKNRVVVEGVNFVKKHNRVGQSQRGSKEGGIETIEAPLHISNVAVVDPKTKKPTRVGHRNVAVTKDGVTKTVRVRYAKASGEEL, from the coding sequence ATGGCCAAGATCAAGAAGGGTGACCTCGTGCAGGTCATCTCGGGCGCGACGCAGGCTCGCGGCGGAGACCGCGGCAAGCAGGGCAAGGTTCTCGAGGTCCTGGTCGAGAAGAACCGCGTCGTCGTCGAGGGTGTGAACTTCGTCAAGAAGCACAACCGCGTCGGCCAGTCGCAGCGCGGCTCGAAGGAGGGCGGCATCGAGACCATCGAGGCCCCGCTCCACATCTCGAACGTCGCGGTCGTCGACCCGAAGACCAAGAAGCCGACCCGGGTCGGCCACCGCAACGTGGCCGTCACCAAGGACGGCGTGACCAAGACGGTTCGCGTGCGCTACGCGAAGGCGTCGGGTGAGGAACTGTAA
- the rplE gene encoding 50S ribosomal protein L5, with protein MTDTTAVAAKVQPRLKAKYQADIIPALKEQFGFSNVHQVPGLVKVVVNTGVGEAARDGKIIDGAIKDLTAITGQKPQVTKARKSIAQFKLREGQAIGAHVTLRGDRAWEFLDRLLSVALPRIRDFRGLSDRQFDGNGNYTFGITEQSIFHEIDQDRIDRVRGFDVTVVTTAKTDDEGRALLKQLGFPFKSADNA; from the coding sequence ATGACTGACACCACCGCAGTGGCTGCGAAGGTTCAGCCGCGGCTCAAGGCCAAGTACCAGGCCGACATCATCCCCGCTCTCAAGGAGCAGTTCGGCTTCTCGAACGTCCACCAGGTCCCCGGACTGGTCAAGGTCGTCGTGAACACCGGAGTCGGCGAGGCTGCCCGCGACGGCAAGATCATCGACGGCGCCATCAAGGACCTCACCGCGATCACGGGCCAGAAGCCCCAGGTCACGAAGGCCCGCAAGTCCATCGCGCAGTTCAAGCTGCGCGAGGGCCAGGCCATCGGCGCGCACGTCACCCTCCGCGGTGACCGCGCGTGGGAGTTCCTGGACCGCCTGCTCTCGGTGGCGCTGCCGCGCATCCGCGACTTCCGCGGTCTCTCGGACCGCCAGTTCGACGGCAACGGCAACTACACCTTCGGCATCACGGAGCAGTCGATCTTCCACGAGATCGACCAGGACCGCATCGACCGCGTCCGCGGCTTCGACGTGACCGTGGTCACCACCGCGAAGACCGACGACGAGGGTCGCGCGCTGCTCAAGCAGCTCGGCTTCCCGTTCAAGTCGGCGGACAACGCGTAG
- the rpsH gene encoding 30S ribosomal protein S8 — protein sequence MTMTDPVADLLTRIRNANSAHHDSIALPGSKLKANIAEILKREGYISDWKVEEARVGTTLSISLKYGPNRERSIAGIKRVSKPGLRVYAKSTEIPTVLGGLGVAILSTSSGLLTDRQAEKKGVGGEILAYVW from the coding sequence ATGACCATGACTGATCCGGTCGCAGATCTGCTGACCAGAATCCGCAACGCGAACTCCGCGCACCACGACTCCATCGCCCTCCCCGGCTCGAAGCTCAAGGCGAACATCGCCGAGATCCTCAAGCGCGAGGGCTACATCTCCGACTGGAAGGTCGAGGAGGCGCGCGTCGGCACGACGCTCTCCATCTCCCTCAAGTACGGACCGAACCGCGAGCGCTCCATCGCCGGCATCAAGCGCGTCTCGAAGCCGGGACTGCGCGTCTACGCGAAGTCGACCGAGATCCCCACCGTCCTCGGTGGCCTCGGCGTCGCCATCCTGTCCACGTCGAGCGGTCTGCTGACCGATCGTCAGGCCGAGAAGAAGGGCGTGGGTGGGGAGATCCTCGCCTACGTGTGGTAA
- the rplF gene encoding 50S ribosomal protein L6, with protein sequence MSRIGRLPIEIPAGVDVSVAGSLVTVKGPKGELTVPVASPIQVAVEGGQVLVSRPDDERESRSLHGLTRTLIANDIIGVTQGYSKGLEVVGTGYRVLVKGSDIEFALGFSHPVVVTPPAGISFTVEGNNKVTVHGISKQAVGEVAANIRKIRKPEPYKGKGVRYAGEVVRRKAGKSGK encoded by the coding sequence ATGTCGCGAATCGGAAGACTCCCCATCGAGATCCCGGCGGGCGTCGACGTCTCCGTCGCCGGATCCCTCGTCACCGTCAAGGGCCCCAAGGGCGAGCTGACCGTCCCGGTCGCCAGCCCCATCCAGGTCGCCGTCGAAGGCGGCCAGGTCCTGGTCTCCCGCCCCGACGACGAGCGCGAGTCGCGCTCGCTGCACGGCCTCACCCGGACGCTCATCGCGAACGACATCATCGGTGTCACGCAGGGCTACTCCAAGGGCCTCGAGGTCGTCGGAACCGGTTACCGCGTGCTGGTGAAGGGCTCGGACATCGAGTTCGCCCTCGGCTTCTCGCACCCGGTCGTCGTCACCCCTCCCGCGGGCATCTCGTTCACGGTCGAGGGCAACAACAAGGTCACCGTGCACGGCATCTCCAAGCAGGCCGTCGGCGAAGTGGCCGCCAACATTCGTAAGATCCGCAAGCCCGAGCCCTACAAGGGCAAGGGCGTGCGCTACGCCGGCGAGGTCGTTCGCCGCAAGGCCGGAAAGAGCGGTAAGTGA
- the rplR gene encoding 50S ribosomal protein L18 produces the protein MGLGTRGKSKSAARGRRHDRLRKKVVGSAERPRLVVNRSARHVFVQIVDDSQGRTLASASTLEADLRVFDGDKTAKARRVGELLAERAKTAGVEAVVFDRGGNKYAGRVAAIADGAREAGLNL, from the coding sequence ATGGGACTCGGAACCAGAGGAAAGAGCAAGTCCGCTGCGCGCGGTCGTCGTCACGACCGTCTGCGCAAGAAGGTCGTCGGCTCCGCCGAGCGCCCCCGTCTCGTCGTCAACCGATCGGCCCGTCACGTCTTCGTGCAGATCGTCGACGACTCGCAGGGCCGCACCCTCGCGTCCGCGTCGACCCTCGAGGCCGACCTCCGCGTGTTCGACGGTGACAAGACCGCCAAGGCCCGCCGGGTCGGCGAGCTTCTCGCCGAGCGCGCGAAGACCGCAGGAGTCGAGGCGGTCGTCTTCGACCGCGGAGGCAACAAGTACGCCGGTCGCGTCGCCGCGATCGCCGATGGAGCACGAGAGGCAGGGCTCAACCTGTGA
- the rpsE gene encoding 30S ribosomal protein S5: MSEAPVETAASTQPQQEAREPRRGGRDRNQGGRDRGGRDSEKSQFLERVVTINRVSKVVKGGRRFSFTALVVVGDGNGLVGVGYGKAREVPTAISKGVEEAKKNFFRVPRVGSTIPHPVQGEAAAGVVLLRPAAAGTGVIAGGPVRAVLECAGIHDVLSKSLGSSNTINIVHATVTALQQLEEPRAVAARRGLDFDQVAPPRLVRAEADALAAASKSKAGA; this comes from the coding sequence GTGTCGGAGGCCCCCGTCGAGACCGCTGCGTCCACGCAGCCCCAGCAGGAGGCCCGCGAGCCCCGTCGTGGCGGCCGTGACCGCAACCAGGGTGGCCGCGACCGCGGTGGCCGCGACTCCGAGAAGAGCCAGTTCCTCGAGCGCGTCGTGACCATCAACCGCGTGTCGAAGGTCGTCAAGGGCGGTCGTCGCTTCAGCTTCACCGCGCTGGTCGTCGTCGGCGACGGCAACGGACTCGTCGGAGTCGGCTACGGCAAGGCCCGCGAGGTCCCCACCGCCATCTCCAAGGGCGTCGAGGAGGCGAAGAAGAACTTCTTCCGCGTCCCGCGCGTCGGCTCGACCATCCCGCACCCCGTCCAGGGTGAGGCCGCTGCCGGTGTGGTGCTCCTGCGCCCCGCCGCCGCGGGTACCGGTGTCATCGCCGGCGGTCCCGTCCGCGCCGTGCTCGAGTGCGCCGGCATCCACGACGTCCTGAGCAAGTCGCTCGGCTCGTCGAACACCATCAACATCGTCCACGCGACGGTGACGGCCCTGCAGCAGCTCGAGGAGCCGCGCGCCGTCGCCGCTCGTCGCGGGCTCGACTTCGACCAGGTCGCGCCGCCCCGGCTCGTCCGTGCCGAGGCCGACGCCCTCGCCGCCGCGTCCAAGTCGAAGGCAGGTGCCTGA
- the rpmD gene encoding 50S ribosomal protein L30, with product MAQLKVTQIKSKVSEKQYQRDTLRSLGLRKIGQSVVREDNSQNRGYVKTVAHLVKVEEID from the coding sequence ATGGCCCAGCTCAAGGTGACCCAGATCAAGTCGAAGGTCAGTGAGAAGCAGTACCAGCGCGACACGCTGCGCTCGCTCGGCCTCAGGAAGATCGGTCAGAGCGTCGTCCGCGAGGACAACTCTCAGAACCGCGGATACGTGAAGACCGTCGCCCACCTGGTGAAGGTCGAGGAGATTGACTAA
- the rplO gene encoding 50S ribosomal protein L15 yields MAEKNQAVAESTTPEQASTKEHVLKVHHLRPAVGAKKAKTRVGRGEGSKGKTAGRGTKGTKARYQVRVGFEGGQMPLHMRTPKLRGFKNPFRVEYQVVNLSALAELYPQGGDVTISDLVAKGAVRKNEKVKVLGDGDIAVTLNVAVDKVSSSAEQKIVAAGGSIK; encoded by the coding sequence ATGGCTGAGAAGAACCAGGCCGTCGCGGAGTCCACGACTCCCGAGCAGGCCTCGACCAAGGAGCACGTGCTCAAGGTCCACCACCTCCGTCCCGCGGTCGGCGCCAAGAAGGCGAAGACCCGCGTCGGTCGCGGTGAGGGATCCAAGGGAAAGACCGCCGGTCGCGGCACCAAGGGCACCAAGGCCCGCTACCAGGTGCGCGTCGGCTTCGAGGGTGGGCAGATGCCGCTGCACATGCGCACCCCGAAGCTCCGCGGCTTCAAGAACCCGTTCCGCGTCGAGTACCAGGTCGTGAACCTGTCCGCTCTCGCGGAGCTCTACCCTCAGGGCGGCGACGTCACCATCAGCGACCTGGTCGCGAAGGGTGCCGTTCGCAAGAACGAGAAGGTGAAGGTTCTCGGCGACGGGGACATTGCGGTTACGCTGAACGTCGCGGTCGACAAGGTCTCCAGCTCTGCCGAGCAGAAGATCGTCGCCGCGGGCGGATCCATCAAGTAG
- the secY gene encoding preprotein translocase subunit SecY, translating to MFGAVARIFRTPDLRRKIGFTLAIVAIFRLGSFIPAPFVDFEAVQACLAGNQGTSGLYELVNLFSGGALLQLSIFALGIMPYITASIIVQLLRVVIPHFETLYKEGQSGQGRLTQYTRYLTIALGVLQSTTLITVARSGALFGNSGVPECSALIITDEWYSILLMVITMTAGTGIIMWMGELITERGIGNGMSLLIFTSIAAQFPTSLWSIAQSRGFETFLLVLAVGLVLVVAVVFVEQSQRRIPVQYAKRMVGRRTYGGNNTYIPIKVNMAGVVPVIFASSLLYLPALIAQFNQPAAGQEAPFWVTWITNYLTKGDHPLYMALYFLLIVGFTYFYVAITFNPDEVADNMKRYGGFIPGIRAGRPTAEYLNYVLTRVTLPGSVYLGLIALVPLVALALVGANQNFPFGGTSILIIVGVGLETVKQIDSQLQQRHYEGLLR from the coding sequence ATGTTTGGCGCCGTAGCGCGGATCTTCCGCACCCCCGACCTCCGCCGCAAGATCGGCTTCACCCTCGCGATCGTGGCGATCTTCCGGCTGGGATCCTTCATCCCTGCTCCGTTCGTCGACTTCGAGGCCGTCCAGGCCTGCCTCGCCGGCAACCAGGGCACCTCCGGTCTGTACGAGCTCGTGAACCTCTTCAGCGGTGGAGCCCTGCTCCAGCTGTCGATCTTCGCGCTCGGCATCATGCCGTACATCACGGCGTCGATCATCGTGCAGCTGCTGCGCGTGGTCATCCCGCACTTCGAGACCCTCTACAAGGAGGGCCAGTCGGGCCAGGGCCGTCTGACGCAGTACACCCGCTATCTCACGATCGCGCTGGGCGTCCTGCAGTCGACCACCCTCATCACCGTCGCCCGCTCGGGCGCGCTGTTCGGCAACTCCGGTGTCCCGGAGTGCTCGGCGCTCATCATCACCGACGAGTGGTACTCCATCCTGCTCATGGTCATCACCATGACCGCGGGCACCGGCATCATCATGTGGATGGGCGAGCTCATCACCGAGCGCGGCATCGGCAACGGCATGTCGCTCCTGATCTTCACCTCGATCGCCGCCCAGTTCCCCACCTCGCTCTGGTCGATCGCGCAGTCGCGCGGCTTCGAGACCTTCCTCCTCGTCCTCGCGGTCGGGCTCGTGCTCGTCGTCGCGGTCGTCTTCGTCGAGCAGTCGCAGCGGCGGATCCCCGTGCAGTACGCCAAGCGGATGGTCGGGCGCAGAACGTACGGCGGCAACAACACCTACATCCCGATCAAGGTCAACATGGCCGGCGTCGTGCCCGTCATCTTCGCCTCGTCGCTGCTGTACCTGCCCGCGCTCATCGCGCAGTTCAACCAGCCCGCAGCCGGCCAGGAGGCGCCCTTCTGGGTGACCTGGATCACGAACTACCTCACCAAGGGCGATCACCCGCTCTACATGGCGCTGTACTTCCTGCTGATCGTCGGCTTCACCTACTTCTACGTCGCGATCACCTTCAACCCGGACGAGGTCGCCGACAACATGAAGCGCTACGGCGGCTTCATCCCCGGCATCCGCGCCGGTCGTCCGACCGCCGAGTACCTGAACTACGTCCTGACCCGCGTGACGCTGCCCGGCTCGGTCTACCTCGGTCTGATCGCGCTCGTGCCGCTCGTGGCGCTCGCGCTCGTCGGCGCGAACCAGAACTTCCCGTTCGGCGGCACGTCCATCCTGATCATCGTCGGAGTCGGACTCGAGACGGTGAAGCAGATCGACTCCCAGCTGCAGCAGCGCCACTACGAAGGGCTCCTCCGATGA
- a CDS encoding adenylate kinase — MTSTPVGFRLLLIGPPGAGKGTQAARLSEVLKVPAISTGDIFRANVANETELGLQAKSYLDAGRYVPDELTNAIVHDRLQEADVSTGFLLDGYPRTTEQVDELDRIVAADGNRLDAVVQLTADPDEVVARLLKRSAEQGRSDDTEEVIRHRLALYEEQTAPLIDIYAARGLVIVVDGLGPVDEVTERIVVALEGHRVGRLVGDSPAA; from the coding sequence ATGACCTCGACCCCGGTCGGCTTCCGTCTGCTGCTGATCGGCCCTCCGGGCGCCGGCAAGGGGACTCAGGCCGCTCGGCTCAGCGAGGTCCTGAAGGTACCCGCGATCTCGACGGGTGACATCTTCCGCGCGAACGTGGCGAACGAGACCGAGCTCGGCCTGCAGGCCAAGTCCTACCTCGACGCCGGCCGCTACGTGCCCGACGAGCTGACCAATGCGATCGTGCACGACCGGCTGCAGGAGGCCGACGTCTCGACGGGCTTCCTCCTCGACGGCTACCCGCGCACGACGGAGCAGGTCGACGAGCTCGACCGCATCGTCGCGGCGGACGGCAATCGGCTCGACGCGGTCGTGCAGCTGACGGCCGACCCCGACGAGGTCGTCGCCCGCCTGCTCAAGCGCTCCGCGGAGCAGGGTCGCAGCGACGACACCGAGGAAGTCATCCGGCACCGTCTCGCCCTCTACGAGGAGCAGACCGCGCCGCTGATCGACATCTACGCCGCGCGCGGGCTCGTCATCGTCGTCGACGGCCTCGGCCCGGTCGACGAGGTCACCGAGCGCATCGTCGTCGCCCTCGAGGGCCACCGCGTCGGTCGCCTCGTCGGCGACTCGCCGGCCGCCTGA
- the map gene encoding type I methionyl aminopeptidase: MALRSSLYKTPAQLRSMIAPGLATAASLDAVRAAVRPGVSTLELDAIAEAAIVALGGHSNFQLVPGYRHTICASVNDEVVHGIPGGRVLEAGDIVSIDSGAEIDGWNGDSAMTLVLPDDERPDEVARREALSRVTEGSLWRGIAALAAARHLNEVGAAIEEYIEDEAEASGRVYGILTDYIGHGIGRTMHEAPPVFNYRVRQRGPEVKPGLVVAIEPMVTAGSAETVVREDDWTVATVDGSMSAHWEHSVAVHRDGIWVTTLADGGAAGLAQYGIVPTPIV; this comes from the coding sequence GTGGCGCTGCGCTCCTCCCTCTACAAGACGCCGGCCCAGCTGCGATCGATGATCGCGCCGGGGCTGGCGACCGCCGCCTCCCTCGACGCCGTGCGCGCCGCGGTCCGACCCGGGGTCAGCACGCTCGAGCTCGACGCGATCGCCGAGGCGGCGATCGTCGCGCTCGGCGGTCACTCGAACTTCCAGCTCGTGCCGGGCTACCGGCACACGATCTGCGCGTCGGTGAACGACGAGGTCGTGCACGGGATCCCCGGCGGCCGCGTCCTCGAGGCCGGTGACATCGTCTCGATCGACAGCGGCGCCGAGATCGACGGCTGGAACGGTGACTCGGCGATGACGCTCGTGCTGCCCGACGACGAGCGGCCCGACGAGGTCGCGCGCCGGGAGGCGCTGTCCCGCGTCACCGAGGGCTCGCTCTGGCGCGGCATCGCGGCTCTCGCGGCGGCGCGGCACCTCAACGAGGTGGGCGCGGCGATCGAGGAGTACATCGAGGACGAGGCCGAGGCCTCGGGCCGCGTCTACGGGATCCTCACCGACTACATCGGCCACGGCATCGGCCGCACGATGCACGAGGCGCCGCCGGTCTTCAACTACCGGGTCCGCCAGCGCGGCCCGGAGGTGAAGCCGGGCCTCGTCGTCGCCATCGAGCCCATGGTCACGGCCGGCAGCGCCGAGACCGTCGTGCGCGAGGACGACTGGACGGTCGCCACCGTCGACGGCAGCATGTCCGCGCACTGGGAGCACTCCGTCGCGGTGCACCGCGACGGCATCTGGGTGACGACCCTCGCCGACGGCGGGGCCGCGGGCCTGGCGCAGTACGGGATCGTGCCGACGCCGATCGTCTGA